CCGCCAGCGGGGCGCTGCCGGACGAGTTCGCCGCGTCGTTGCTGGCCACGATGGCCGACCACCGGGCATGGCATCGGCGCACGGAAACAGTTGCGGCGTAGCGACGTTTCGCCGGTCCGGGCCCGGGTACCCGGCTTTCATGGCGACCACCCGCGTGACCGCGAGCCCTGACCTGTCCGAACTGCCCCCGGCCGACGTCCGCCCGGCGCGGGCCTCGGCCCTCGACATCGGGCGCGTCGCGGCGAGGGTGGTCGTCCCCATGGCCGGCATCGGCCTGATCAAGCGGCGGCCGCGGGCGATGAGCGTCGCGCAGCGGCTGCAGCCCGACCGCTCGGCCATCCGCCTGCTCGGCGACCTGCGCGGCCGGTACGGACCGGGCCCGCTCGACGTGTCCGTCCCCGGCCGGCCGTTCCAGCTGCTGCTGGATCCGGCACAGGTCGGCCGCCTATTGGCCGACGCGCCGACCCCGTTCAGCCCGGACACCACGGAGAAGGCGGCCGCGCTGCGGCATTTCCAGCCGCACGGAGTGCTGATCTCCCAGGGCGACACCCGCGCCCGTCGCCGCGACCTCAACGAATCCGTGCTCCAGCCCGGCCGGGCCGCTCACGAACTGGCCGGTTCCTGGACGAAACTCGTCCGCGACGAAGCGCAGGAAATGCTCTGCGACGGCCCGGAGCTCGACGCGACCCGGTTTACCGAGCATTTCTGGGCGATCGTCCGGCGAATCGTGCTCGGCGGCGACACCACCGCGGACCGGCGCGTCACCGATCTGCTGGGCCGGCTCCGTCTCGACGCGAACTGGGCGTACGCCCATCCGCGCCGCGGGGACGAGCGCCGACGGTTCCTGTCCCTGCTCACCCGGCAGCTCGATCTCGACCGGCCGGGCAGCCTCGGCGCGGCGGTGCGCGGACACCCTGCCGACCCGGATTTGGACCCGGTCGGCCAGGTCCCCCACTGGCTGTTCGCTTTCGACGCCGCGTCGCTCGTCACGTTCCGCGCCCTCGCCCTGCTCGTCGCCCACCCCGACGAGCTGGCCCGCGCACATGCCGAAGCCGACCGGGCAGACCTCTCGACCCCGCAGCAGCTTCCCTACCTTCGGGCGTGCGTGCTCGAGTCGATTCGGCTGTGGCCCACCACGCCCGCGCTGCTGCGCGAGAGCACCGAAGACACCGATTGGGGCCCCGCTGGCACCACGATGCTGGTGTACACGCCGTTCTTCCACCGCGACCCGGACATCTTGCCGTACGCGGATTCTTTCTCCCCGGACATCTGGCTCGACGGCCAGGCCGCCGCCAACCCCGCGCTAGTGCCGTTCAGCGCCGGCCCCGCGGTGTGCCCGGGCCGCGACGTCGTGCTTTTCACCACGTCGACCCTGCTCGCCGCGTTGCTGCAGCTGGCGAGTTTCGGACCGCGGGGGAACGCCGCTGACCTGCGGCCCGGGCGGCTGCCCGCGACGTTGGATCACTTCGGGATCCGCTTCGCGCTCACTTGACCCCGGTTCGTCCGTGAAGGGCCCCTTGAGGGAATCCAAGTCCCTCAAGGGGCCCTTCACGGCATCCAGAGGCCCCTTCACGGACAGGCGGCTTACTTCAGCCGTTCCAGCAGGACGTCGCAGAACGCGTCCAGGTCGCCGGGGTTGCGCGAGGTGATCACATCGCCGTCCGCGACGACCTCCCGGTCCACCCACTCCGCGCCGGCATTGCGCAGGTCAGTCCGCAACGACGGCCACGAGGTCAGCGTCCGCCCGCGCGCCAGGCCGGCTTCGGCCAGCAGCCACGGTCCGTGGCACACCGCCGCGACCGGCTTGCCCGCTTCGGCTGTCTCGCGCACCAGTGCGATCATCGACTCGTTCGTGCGGATCTTGTCCGGCGAGTATCCGCCGGGCACCACCACTCCGTCGAAGTCCGCCGCGCCCACGTCGTCCACCGCCTGATCGGCGGTGAACTGGGTGCCGTGCAGAGCGGTCAGCTCCTTCCCGCGCTTCAATCCGACCACGACCGGCTCGTGCCCGGCCGCGCGCAGCCGTTCGCACGGCACCCGGAACTCGTCGTCCTCGACCATCTCGTCCACCAGCACTGCCACTCGTGCCATGCTTCG
This sequence is a window from Amycolatopsis benzoatilytica AK 16/65. Protein-coding genes within it:
- a CDS encoding cytochrome P450, which translates into the protein MATTRVTASPDLSELPPADVRPARASALDIGRVAARVVVPMAGIGLIKRRPRAMSVAQRLQPDRSAIRLLGDLRGRYGPGPLDVSVPGRPFQLLLDPAQVGRLLADAPTPFSPDTTEKAAALRHFQPHGVLISQGDTRARRRDLNESVLQPGRAAHELAGSWTKLVRDEAQEMLCDGPELDATRFTEHFWAIVRRIVLGGDTTADRRVTDLLGRLRLDANWAYAHPRRGDERRRFLSLLTRQLDLDRPGSLGAAVRGHPADPDLDPVGQVPHWLFAFDAASLVTFRALALLVAHPDELARAHAEADRADLSTPQQLPYLRACVLESIRLWPTTPALLRESTEDTDWGPAGTTMLVYTPFFHRDPDILPYADSFSPDIWLDGQAAANPALVPFSAGPAVCPGRDVVLFTTSTLLAALLQLASFGPRGNAADLRPGRLPATLDHFGIRFALT
- a CDS encoding type 1 glutamine amidotransferase domain-containing protein, with amino-acid sequence MARVAVLVDEMVEDDEFRVPCERLRAAGHEPVVVGLKRGKELTALHGTQFTADQAVDDVGAADFDGVVVPGGYSPDKIRTNESMIALVRETAEAGKPVAAVCHGPWLLAEAGLARGRTLTSWPSLRTDLRNAGAEWVDREVVADGDVITSRNPGDLDAFCDVLLERLK